One Carettochelys insculpta isolate YL-2023 chromosome 15, ASM3395843v1, whole genome shotgun sequence DNA window includes the following coding sequences:
- the DDX46 gene encoding putative ATP-dependent RNA helicase DDX46, with translation MGRESRHYRKRSTSRGRSGSRSRSRSPTDKRAKRGEDRRSRSRDRERRRERSRSRDKRRSRSRDRKRLRRSRSRERERSRERRRSRSRERRRSRSRSRRSRSSSPGKSKKTENRSRSKEKTESVEVSKEKKKEKEDKEEEKDKEVNNFDQNKLEEEMRKRKERVEKWREEQRKKAMENIGELKKEIEEMKQGKKWSLEDDDDDEEETAEGEKEEEEIEDEELDPLDAYMEEVKEEVKKFNMRSVKGGGGNEKKSGPTVTKVVTVVTTKKAVVESEKKKGELMENDQDAMEYSSEEEEVDLQTALTGYQTKQRKLLEPVDHGKIEYEPFRKNFYVEVPELAKMTLEEVNVYRLEMEGIIVKGKGCPKPIKTWVQCGISMKILSCLKKHGYEKPTPIQAQAIPAIMCGRDLIGIAKTGSGKTIAFLLPMFRHIMDQRSLEEGEGPTAVIMTPTRELALQITKECKKFSKTLGFRVVCVYGGTGISEQIAELKRGAEIIVCTPGRMIDMLAANNGRVTNLRRVTYVVLDEADRMFDMGFEPQVMRIVDNIRPDRQTVMFSATFPRAMEALARRILNKPIEVQVGGRSVVCSDVEQQVIVIEEENKFLKLLELLGHYQEKGSVIIFVDKQEHADGLLKDLMRASYPCMSLHGGIDQYDRDSIINDFKNGACKLLVATSVAARGLDVKQLMLVVNYSCPNHYEDYVHRAGRTGRAGNKGYAYTFITEDQARYAGDIIKALELSGKPIPAELEKLWSDFKDQQKAEGKIIKKSSGFSGKGFKFDETEQALANERKKLQKAALGLQDSDDEDTALDIDEQIESMFNSKKRVKDMAAPGTSNVPAPTAGNAEKLEIAKRLALRINAQKNLGAEAQVFVPFHFKDVMQQATNAILRGGTIQAPTVSAKTIAEQLAEKINAKLNYVPIEKQEEEKQEGGQNESFKRYEEELEINDFPQTARWKVTSKEALQRISEYSEAAITIRGTYFPPGKEPKEGERKIYLAIESANELAVQKAKAEITRLIKEELIRLQNSYQPTNKGRYKVL, from the exons ATGGGCCGGGAGTCCAG GCATTATCGGAAGCGTTCCACATCACGTGGACGCTCTGGTAGCCGCTCTAGAAGTCGATCTCCAACTGACAAAAGAGCAAAACGTGGAGAAGACAGGCGTTCTAGAAGTAGAGATAGAGAACGCAGGCGTGAGAGGTCACGCAGCAGGGACAAGAGAAGATCTCGGTCACGGGACAGAAAGCGCCTGAG ACGTTCAAGAAgcagagagagggaaaggagcagagagagaagacGATCACGCAGTCGAGAGAGAAGAAGGTCCAGAAGCAGAAGTAGACGGTCCCGGTCCTCTAGTCCTGGGAAGAGTAAGAAAACAGAAAACAG ATCAAGATCTAAAGAAAAGACAGAAAGTGTGGAAGTttccaaagaaaagaaaaaagagaaagaagacaaagaagaagaaaaggataaAGAAGTTAAC AACTTTGATCAAAACAAACTAGAGGAGGAAATGAGAAAACGAAAAGAGAGAGTGGAGAAATGGAGGGAAGAACAGCGCAAGAAGGCTATGGAAAATATAGGAGAACTGAAAAAAGAAATTGAAGAGATGAaacaagggaaaaaatggagcTTGGAAGATGATGATG ATGATGAAGAGGAGACTGCAGAAGGGGAAAAAGAAGAAGAGGAAATTGAAGATGAAGAATTAGATCCACTGGATGCTTATATGGAAGAAGTTAAAGAGGAGGTCAAGAAGTTTAATATGAGAAGTGTGAAAGGTGGAGGTGGGAatgaaaag AAATCTGGACCAACTGTTACCAAAGTAGTAACTGTGGTGACAACCAAAAAGGCAGTTGTGGAATCAGAAAAGAAGAAAGGGGAACTTATGGAGAATGACCAAGATGCAATGGAG TATTCGTCAGAAGAGGAGGAAGTTGATCTTCAAACTGCCCTGACAGGTTATCAGACCAAACAGAGGAAGCTGTTGGAACCAGTGGATCATGGAAAGATAGAATACGAACCCTTCAGGAAAAACTTCTATGTTGAAGTTCCAGAGCTGGCTAAAATGACTCTAGAGG agGTGAATGTATACAGGCTGGAAATGGAGGGAATTATAGTCAAGGGAAAAGGCTGCCCCAAACCAATCAAAACCTGGGTACAATGTGGTATATCCATGAAAATTCTCAGTTGCCTTAAGAA ACATGGCTATGAAAAGCCCACACCCATCCAAGCTCAGGCTATACCGGCAATTATGTGTGGACGTGACTTGATTGGCATTGCTAAAACAGGAAGTGGAAAGACCATTGCATTTCTGTTGCCTATGTTCAGACACATAATGGATCAGAGATCGTTAGAAGAAGGAGAAGGTCCAACTG CTGTCATCATGACTCCAACCCGAGAGTTGGCTTTACAAATTACCAAGGAATGTAAGAAGTTCTCAAAGACACTTGGATTTAGAGTTGTCTGTGTGTATGGAGGAACAGGAATAAGTGAACAG attgcTGAACTAAAAAGAGGTGCTGAAATTATTGTTTGCACACCTGGACGAATGATTGACATGTTAGCAGCTAATAATG GTCGGGTGACAAATCTTCGCAGAGTTACATATGTTGTACTGGATGAAGCAGACAGAATGTTTGACATGGGTTTTGAACCTCAG GTCATGCGTATTGTAGACAACATCAGACCTGATCGTCAGACAGTCATGTTCTCTGCCACCTTCCCCAGAGCTATGGAGGCATTAGCTCGTCGAATTCTGAATAAGCCAATTGAGGTACAAGTTGGGGGCAGGAGTGTTGTGTGTTCTGATGTGGAACAGCAAGTG ATTGTGATAGAAGAAGAGAATAAGTTCCTGAAGTTACTTGAGCTGCTTGGGCATTATCAGGAGAAAGGATCAGTCATCATATTTGTCGATAAACAGGAACATGCTGATGGGTTGTTGAAAGATTTAATGAGAGCCTCTTATCCCTGCATGTcacttcatggag GTATTGATCAATATGATAGAGACAGCATCATTAATGATTTTAAGAACGGAGCATGCAAACTTCTTGTGGCCACATCTGTAGCAGCACGGGGCCTGGATGTAAAGCAACTAATGCTGGTAGTCAATTACAGCTGTCCCAACCATTATGAAGATTATGTGCACAGAGCAGGCCGAACTGGACGAGCTGgcaacaaa GGGTATGCGTACACTTTCATTACTGAAGATCAAGCACGGTATGCTGGTGATATAATTAAGGCGTTGGAATTGTCAGGGAAACCGATTCCTGCTGAGCTGGAAAAACTCTGGAGTGACTTCAAAGATCAACAGAAGGCT GAGGGGAAGATTATTAAAAAGAGCAGTGGCTTCTCTGGCAAAGGATTCAAGTTTGATGAAACAGAACAGGCTTTGGCTAACGAGCGAAAGAAACTACAAAAAGCTGCTCTTGGCCTTCAGgattcagatgatgaagatacAGCTCTTGAT ATTGATGAACAAATTGAGAGCATGTTCAATTCGAAAAAGAGAGTAAAAGACATGGCAGCACCGGGAACATCTAATGTTCCTGCACCAACAGCCGGTAATGCAGAAAAACTGGAAATTGCGAAAAGATTAGCTTTAAGAATTAATGCTCAGAAGAATCTTGGCGCAGAAGCACAAGTATTTGTCCCGTTTCACTTTAAG GATGTGATGCAGCAGGCTACAAATGCTATCTTGAGAGGAGGCACAATTCAAGCTCCTACTGTATCTGCCAAAACTATTGCAGAGCAACTGGCTGAAAAGATAAATGCCAAGCTCAATTATGTGCCCATAGAAAAACAAGAGGAAGAAAAACAGGAGGGAGGACAGAATGAGTCATTTAAGAGATATGAGGAGGAATTGGAGATCAATGATTTCCCACAG actgcTAGATGGAAGGTTACCTCTAAGGAAGCTCTGCAGAGAATCAGTGAATATTCTGAAGCTGCCATTACAATCAGAGGAACATACTTTCCTCCAGGCAAAGAGCCCAAAGAAGGAGAACGAAAAATTTACTTGGCTATAGAGA GTGCCAATGAACTGGCTGTGCAGAAAGCAAAGGCAGAAATCACTAGGCTTATAAAAGAAGAACTTATCAGACTG CAAAATTCATACCAGCCAACCAACAAAGGAAGATACAAAGTTCTGTAA